The following are encoded in a window of Armatimonadota bacterium genomic DNA:
- a CDS encoding toast rack family protein codes for MKSKTCKAVIALLAAAVFLIAGAGQSTVLKTGEMKTEKQSVEVGQAKSADISLSLETGSLKLHGGAANLMDAVFTYNVPEWKPAVSYEVKDGVGKLSVTEPKTDGRVKGKAKNEWDIGLKNGFPLDLEVNLTTGSGEIDLGGLCLSSFELNQVTGNANVRLCDHPNVANLDLNCVTGSIDADMSGKWQHNMQGSISVVTGGVSIRLPRDIGVRVSVSKVTGNVDTGGLIKQNGYYINEAYGKSDVTLSLDASVVTGNITLIQSK; via the coding sequence ATGAAATCAAAGACCTGTAAGGCAGTTATTGCACTTTTGGCTGCGGCTGTTTTTCTTATAGCTGGGGCAGGGCAGTCGACGGTTCTTAAAACGGGAGAGATGAAAACTGAGAAGCAATCGGTCGAGGTTGGACAGGCTAAATCAGCCGATATAAGTCTCAGCCTTGAGACAGGCAGTTTGAAACTGCATGGCGGCGCAGCGAATCTTATGGATGCTGTGTTTACTTACAATGTGCCCGAGTGGAAACCGGCAGTTAGCTATGAAGTGAAGGACGGAGTAGGGAAACTCTCAGTAACGGAGCCTAAGACAGATGGCCGGGTCAAGGGCAAAGCAAAAAACGAATGGGATATCGGACTCAAGAATGGCTTTCCGCTTGATTTGGAAGTGAACCTTACAACCGGAAGTGGGGAGATTGACCTGGGTGGCTTATGCTTGTCATCTTTTGAGTTGAATCAGGTTACTGGTAATGCGAATGTGAGGCTTTGCGATCATCCGAATGTTGCTAATCTCGATTTGAACTGTGTAACTGGGAGTATTGACGCTGATATGTCTGGCAAATGGCAGCATAATATGCAGGGTTCGATAAGTGTTGTAACAGGTGGCGTTAGTATTCGACTGCCACGAGATATTGGTGTGCGCGTGAGTGTGTCAAAGGTAACCGGCAATGTTGATACCGGCGGGCTGATTAAGCAGAACGGCTATTATATAAATGAGGCATATGGCAAATCGGATGTTACGCTGAGTCTTGATGCAAGTGTTGTGACTGGTAATATAACACTAATCCAAAGTAAGT